In Scophthalmus maximus strain ysfricsl-2021 chromosome 16, ASM2237912v1, whole genome shotgun sequence, the following proteins share a genomic window:
- the LOC118287981 gene encoding F-box/LRR-repeat protein 7: protein MGANNGKQYGSEGKGSSSISSDISSSTDHTPTKTPKNVATTEGIDSSTRTLSTPSPGLILPSKSSSLSSPALSSNGHETNSSSSSSAQPETVAVVHSQASTHTRSRQSKTHHLAPINILPDHTLLQIFSHLPTNQLCRCARVCHRWYNLAWDPRLWSAIQLTGELLHADRAIRVLTHRLCQDTPNVCLTLEMVVVNGCKRLTDRGLHVVAQCCPELRHLEVAGCYNISNEAVFELVSCCPSLEHLNLSGCSKVTCISLTQEATLQLSPLHGQQISIHYLDMSDCFSLEDEGLRTIASHCPRLTHLYLRRCTRLTDEALRHLALHCPSIRELSLSDCRLIGDFGLREVARLEGCLRYLSVAHCTRITDVGMRYVARYCPRLRYLNARGCEGLTDHGLGHLARSCPKLKSLDMGKCPLVSDSGLEQLAMYCQGLRRVSLRACESVTGRGLKALAANCCELQLLNVQDCEVSPEALRFVRRHCRRCVIEHTNPAFY, encoded by the exons GTATAGACTCCAGTACAAGGACTCTGAGTACCCCCAGCCCTGGTCTGATCCTGCCGTCAAAgtcctcctctctttcatcaCCCGCCCTCTCCAGCAACGGCCATGAGACCaactcctcgtcttcctcctctgcccaACCTGAGACTGTCGCAGTGGTTCACTCTCAGGCCAGCACTCACACTCGCTCCCGACAGTCAAAAACGCACCACCTCGCCCCCATCAACATCCTCCCAGACCACACCCTATTGCAGATCTTCTCCCATCTCCCCACAAATCAACTGTGCCGCTGTGCTCGCGTATGCCACCGGTGGTACAACCTTGCATGGGATCCAAGACTGTGGAGCGCCATTCAGCTAACGGGAGAGCTGCTCCATGCCGACCGTGCCATCAGGGTCCTGACACACCGGCTGTGCCAGGACACCCCAAATGTGTGTCTGACCctggagatggtggtggtgaatGGCTGCAAGAGGCTCACTGACCGGGGGCTGCATGTAGTGGCTCAATGCTGCCCGGAACTACGTCACCTGGAGGTTGCTGGCTGTTATAATATCTCTAATGAGGCTGTGTTTGAGCTGGTGTCCTGCTGCCCCAGCCTGGAACACTTGAACCTCtcag GTTGCTCCAAAGTGACATGCATCAGCCTCACTCAAGAGGCCACACTCCAGCTGTCCCCTCTGCATGGCCAGCAGATTTCCATTCACTACCTAGACATGAGCGACTGCTTCTCCCTTGAGGATGAGGGCTTGCGAACTATCGCCTCCCATTGCCCTCGCCTTACACATCTGTATTTGCGCCGCTGCACCAGACTGACAGATGAAGCGTTGCGCCACCTGGCTCTCCACTGCCCTTCAATCAGGGAGCTTAGTCTCAGTGATTGCCGCTTGATAGGTGATTTCGGCCTGCGTGAAGTTGCCCGACTGGAAGGCTGCCTGCGCTACCTGAGTGTAGCCCATTGCACCCGCATTACAGATGTGGGCATGCGCTATGTGGCACGCTACTGCCCGAGACTGCGCTACTTGAACGCAAGGGGTTGTGAGGGGCTAACAGACCACGGCCTAGGCCATTTGGCCAGAAGCTGCCCCAAACTCAAGTCTCTGGATATGGGTAAATGCCCACTGGTGTCAGACAGTGGGCTGGAGCAGCTGGCAATGTACTGCCAAGGCTTGAGGCGAGTGAGTCTCAGGGCGTGTGAGAGCGTAACAGGCAGAGGACTCAAAGCTCTGGCAGCCAACTGCTgtgagctgcagctcctcaacGTGCAGGATTGCGAGGTGTCGCCAGAGGCTCTGCGGTTTGTCAGACGCCACTGCCGGCGCTGTGTCATTGAGCACACAAACCCTGCTTTCTACTAA